One segment of Leeia aquatica DNA contains the following:
- the lipA gene encoding lipoyl synthase, with protein MSAPTEAKPASKPVGVKLKGEGKTSRIPIKIVPLETPLKKPDWIRVKSPNSARFHEIKDILREQKLHTVCEEASCPNIGECFGSGTATFMIMGDICTRRCPFCDVGHGRPNPLDPNEPRHLAETVAKLRLKYVVITSVDRDDLRDGGAQHFVDVIQAVRELSPATQIEVLVPDFRGRMDLALDVLSRGTPDIMNHNLETAPRLYKQARPGSDYAHSLQLLKTFKERFPHIPTKSGIMVGLGETDEEVFEVMRDMRAHNIDMITIGQYLQPSSHHLPVLRYVTPQQFKVFEQAAYDMGFKHAAVGALVRSSYHADQQAHGAGV; from the coding sequence ATGTCTGCCCCCACCGAAGCCAAACCCGCCAGCAAACCTGTTGGTGTCAAACTCAAAGGCGAAGGCAAAACCTCGCGCATCCCGATCAAGATCGTGCCGCTGGAAACGCCGCTGAAAAAGCCGGACTGGATTCGCGTCAAATCACCCAACAGCGCACGTTTCCACGAGATCAAGGACATCCTGCGCGAGCAGAAGCTGCACACCGTGTGTGAAGAAGCCAGCTGTCCGAACATTGGCGAATGCTTTGGCAGTGGCACCGCCACCTTCATGATCATGGGCGACATCTGTACCCGTCGCTGCCCCTTCTGTGATGTGGGCCATGGCCGCCCCAACCCGCTGGACCCGAACGAGCCGCGCCACCTGGCCGAGACCGTAGCCAAGCTGCGCCTCAAATACGTGGTGATCACCAGCGTGGACCGAGACGACCTGCGTGACGGTGGTGCCCAGCACTTTGTAGATGTCATCCAGGCCGTACGCGAGCTCTCCCCCGCCACCCAGATCGAGGTGCTGGTGCCGGACTTCCGCGGCCGCATGGACCTGGCGCTGGATGTGCTCTCACGCGGCACCCCCGACATCATGAACCACAACCTGGAAACCGCGCCGCGCCTGTACAAGCAAGCCCGCCCCGGCTCCGATTACGCCCACTCGCTGCAACTGCTGAAAACCTTCAAGGAACGCTTCCCTCACATCCCCACCAAATCCGGCATCATGGTCGGCCTGGGTGAAACCGATGAAGAAGTATTCGAAGTGATGCGCGACATGCGCGCCCACAACATCGACATGATCACCATCGGCCAATACCTGCAGCCCTCCAGCCACCACCTGCCGGTCCTCCGCTACGTCACCCCGCAGCAGTTCAAGGTGTTCGAGCAAGCCGCCTACGACATGGGCTTCAAACACGCCGCCGTCGGCGCCCTGGTCCGCTCCAGCTACCACGCCGACCAGCAAGCCCACGGTGCCGGGGTGTAG
- a CDS encoding LysR family transcriptional regulator, with protein MSLSFRQVKYFVATAEMGQISMAAAELCISQSTVTTAIKELEQMLGTDLFQRTSHGMVLTEAGRRFLPLARQILDSISEAMKLTHANETITGTLRIAATYTVLGYFLPHHLQRLSNLLPEVSINLFELNREVIEEGLITDRYDLAVVLTSNLVNPELASETFINSQRRLWVPAAHRFLKQEAVTLADVAEEPYIMLTVDEAAYTALRYWNNTPYQPDIRLRTSSVEAVRSIVANGGGIAILSDMVYRPWSLEGKRIETVQLQDPVPAMAVGLAWKKSSEFTPAMIAVRSYFRQMFMGPSSMPPVYRQT; from the coding sequence GTGTCGCTCAGCTTCCGACAGGTGAAATATTTTGTGGCAACTGCAGAGATGGGGCAGATTTCAATGGCTGCTGCTGAGCTCTGCATCTCGCAATCGACCGTGACAACGGCCATTAAGGAACTGGAACAGATGCTGGGCACGGATCTCTTCCAGCGCACCTCGCATGGCATGGTGCTCACAGAAGCAGGGCGGCGTTTTCTGCCCCTGGCAAGGCAGATTCTGGATAGCATCAGCGAAGCCATGAAACTCACGCACGCCAACGAAACCATCACCGGTACTTTGCGTATAGCCGCTACGTATACCGTACTCGGTTACTTCCTGCCCCATCACTTGCAACGGTTATCCAACCTGCTCCCTGAAGTTTCCATCAACCTGTTTGAACTCAACCGGGAAGTGATTGAAGAAGGCCTGATTACCGACCGCTACGACCTGGCCGTGGTACTGACGTCTAATCTGGTCAACCCTGAACTGGCGTCCGAAACCTTCATTAACTCCCAACGACGGCTATGGGTACCTGCCGCCCATCGCTTCCTGAAACAAGAGGCCGTGACGCTTGCCGATGTAGCAGAAGAGCCCTACATCATGCTGACAGTGGATGAAGCCGCCTACACTGCTCTTCGTTACTGGAACAACACGCCTTACCAGCCGGATATCCGCTTGCGCACATCCTCAGTGGAGGCCGTGCGCAGTATTGTGGCCAATGGTGGAGGAATTGCTATCCTGTCCGACATGGTTTATCGCCCGTGGTCACTGGAAGGTAAGCGCATTGAGACAGTGCAGCTGCAGGACCCCGTTCCCGCCATGGCGGTTGGTTTGGCATGGAAGAAAAGCTCGGAATTTACCCCTGCCATGATCGCAGTACGAAGCTATTTCCGGCAGATGTTTATGGGGCCAAGCTCCATGCCACCTGTCTATAGACAGACATAA
- a CDS encoding 5-oxoprolinase subunit PxpA has translation MKHPRIDLNCDMGEGFGMWVIGDGVDEEILPMISSANIATGFHAGDPNIMHRIVRLAKTHGVRIGAHPGFRDLVGFGRRRIVAPADELVNDMIYQLGALREFARLNGLRIQHFKPHGALYMQVAVDEELSRTMIRALQQIEPTLLLMVMESSITYKVAKEMGQPVVREFYADRDYDTTGSIVFTRRVGRLDPDIVAQKVLKACVEGRVRTVDGDDIDIGFDSVCIHSDTPGALDIVKTTRALLDANGIQISPCSDFIE, from the coding sequence ATGAAGCATCCACGAATCGACCTGAATTGCGATATGGGGGAAGGCTTTGGCATGTGGGTTATCGGTGATGGCGTGGATGAAGAAATCTTGCCTATGATCAGTTCGGCCAATATTGCGACGGGTTTTCATGCAGGCGATCCGAACATCATGCACAGAATCGTACGCCTCGCCAAAACCCACGGTGTCCGCATTGGTGCGCATCCAGGTTTTCGAGATCTGGTGGGGTTTGGTAGACGTCGTATTGTGGCCCCGGCCGACGAACTGGTAAACGACATGATCTATCAGTTGGGGGCATTGCGTGAATTTGCGCGTCTCAATGGATTGCGCATTCAGCATTTCAAGCCGCACGGCGCACTCTATATGCAGGTTGCCGTGGATGAGGAACTGTCCCGTACCATGATCCGTGCCTTGCAACAGATTGAGCCCACCTTGCTGCTGATGGTGATGGAGAGTTCGATCACCTATAAGGTCGCCAAGGAAATGGGGCAGCCGGTGGTAAGGGAGTTCTACGCCGACCGGGATTATGACACGACAGGCAGCATTGTATTTACCAGACGAGTCGGGCGACTGGATCCTGACATAGTGGCCCAGAAGGTATTGAAAGCATGTGTGGAAGGGCGTGTCAGGACCGTGGATGGGGATGACATTGATATCGGATTTGATTCGGTTTGCATCCATAGTGATACGCCCGGCGCTTTGGACATTGTGAAGACTACCCGGGCGTTGCTGGACGCTAATGGCATCCAGATTTCACCATGTTCCGATTTTATTGAATGA
- a CDS encoding acetyl-CoA carboxylase: MAQLTICSHLPGTFYRKPSPDSPMFVEEGQYVEAGTVIALLEVMKMYSEVVTEVSGRLVRFEVAAESSVEPGDVLAILETE, encoded by the coding sequence ATGGCACAACTGACGATTTGTTCCCATCTGCCGGGAACGTTCTACCGGAAACCGTCTCCTGACTCACCGATGTTTGTGGAGGAAGGGCAGTATGTTGAAGCAGGTACCGTGATAGCGCTGCTGGAAGTCATGAAAATGTATAGCGAGGTAGTGACCGAGGTATCGGGACGATTGGTGCGGTTTGAGGTGGCAGCAGAATCGTCTGTCGAACCGGGTGATGTACTTGCAATCCTGGAAACGGAGTGA
- a CDS encoding acetyl-CoA carboxylase biotin carboxylase subunit: MQKPIKKLLIANRGEIAVRIIRAARELDIRTVVVCSEADIDSQAVRLADEHALIGPAQAAKSYLDKDKVLAVAKEVGADAIHPGYGFLSENASFAEACEQSGIVFVGPSASAIRTMGDKAAARTAAMAAGVPVVPGSDGEVGSLEGAIEAAGVIGYPVMIKAAAGGGGRGIRIAKDEAELCQQYPIAVAEATSAFGNGAVYLERFIASARHIEVQVLGDGTSVIHLFERDCSIQRRRQKIFEEAGSPVLDEATRKALCASAVKLAEAVAYRGAGTLEYLFDSESGEFFFIEMNTRIQVEHPITEMITGVDLLKAMLRIAAGESLPYSQQDITRRGHAIEVRINAEDPEKQFMPCPGLVGDIVWPQGPGVRIDSLLRAYYQIPAYYDSLLAKLIVWDESRPAALARLKRSLGELSIAGVKTTQPLFLALLETDAVKSGEYDTNWLERWMSGKREEQKPAESTAGSAI, translated from the coding sequence ATGCAAAAGCCTATCAAAAAACTTTTGATCGCCAACCGTGGCGAAATTGCCGTAAGGATTATTCGGGCCGCTCGTGAACTGGACATCCGAACCGTAGTAGTTTGTAGCGAGGCGGACATTGATAGCCAGGCAGTACGGTTAGCGGACGAACATGCATTAATTGGACCGGCACAGGCTGCCAAAAGTTATCTCGACAAGGATAAGGTGCTGGCTGTCGCCAAAGAAGTCGGTGCTGATGCAATTCATCCGGGCTATGGGTTCCTGTCGGAGAATGCCAGTTTTGCAGAGGCTTGCGAGCAATCAGGCATTGTTTTTGTGGGACCGTCCGCCAGTGCCATTCGCACAATGGGAGACAAGGCAGCAGCCAGAACTGCTGCCATGGCCGCAGGTGTGCCCGTTGTACCTGGTAGTGATGGTGAAGTTGGTTCGCTGGAAGGTGCCATTGAGGCTGCCGGCGTCATTGGTTATCCGGTCATGATCAAGGCCGCTGCTGGTGGGGGCGGTCGGGGCATACGGATCGCCAAGGATGAGGCCGAACTGTGCCAGCAGTACCCGATTGCTGTCGCCGAAGCTACTTCCGCATTTGGTAACGGTGCGGTTTATCTGGAGCGCTTTATCGCTAGTGCTCGCCATATTGAGGTTCAGGTGCTGGGGGATGGCACCTCTGTCATTCATCTCTTTGAGCGGGATTGTTCCATTCAGCGCCGCCGCCAGAAGATATTTGAGGAAGCCGGATCTCCGGTCCTGGATGAGGCTACCCGCAAGGCATTATGTGCATCTGCTGTGAAGCTTGCTGAGGCAGTGGCGTATCGCGGTGCCGGAACGCTGGAATACCTCTTTGATAGTGAAAGCGGTGAATTCTTCTTCATTGAGATGAATACCCGAATTCAAGTCGAGCATCCGATTACCGAGATGATTACAGGGGTGGATCTGCTGAAAGCCATGCTGAGAATTGCTGCTGGTGAATCGCTCCCGTATAGCCAGCAAGACATCACACGCCGTGGACATGCGATTGAAGTACGTATCAATGCTGAAGATCCGGAAAAGCAGTTCATGCCATGTCCGGGACTGGTCGGCGATATTGTCTGGCCACAAGGGCCTGGTGTACGGATTGATTCGCTGTTGCGGGCATATTACCAGATTCCGGCTTATTACGATTCACTGCTGGCCAAGTTGATTGTCTGGGATGAGAGCCGCCCAGCCGCCTTGGCGAGGCTGAAGCGCAGTCTTGGTGAGTTGTCGATTGCCGGAGTCAAAACCACACAACCACTGTTTCTGGCCCTATTGGAAACCGACGCCGTGAAGTCTGGTGAATACGATACCAACTGGCTGGAGCGCTGGATGAGCGGGAAAAGGGAAGAACAAAAGCCAGCAGAATCAACTGCCGGGAGTGCCATATGA
- a CDS encoding 5-oxoprolinase subunit B family protein — MSIQCRYTFGGDEHLFVEIDESMSLPAFFKSMAMTSRLQAMALPGLKEICPANASFQVRFDPDVIHPEVLLRQLQEIEEEVGKSASNELQTRIIEIPVFYDDPWTNETQLRFRERHQDPSSTDLAYAARINGYDSVAAFINAHASSPWFVSMVGFVAGLPFMYQMVERERQIQVPKYLRPRTDTPKLTVGHGGCFGCIYSVRGAGGYQMFGVTPAPIFDHAQRQPYLKDFMCFFRPGDIVKFKPINLPEYEEAVRLADEGQLSLRIRPVSFSMAAFEEDPAAYNRSLIEVLYGD, encoded by the coding sequence ATGAGTATTCAATGCCGATATACCTTTGGTGGTGACGAACATCTGTTTGTCGAAATCGACGAATCAATGTCTCTGCCCGCATTCTTCAAGTCCATGGCCATGACCAGTCGTCTGCAGGCAATGGCATTACCTGGGCTAAAGGAAATTTGTCCTGCCAATGCATCCTTCCAGGTCAGGTTCGATCCAGACGTCATTCACCCGGAAGTGCTGCTGCGACAGTTGCAGGAGATTGAAGAAGAGGTGGGTAAGTCTGCCAGCAACGAACTTCAGACCCGCATTATCGAAATTCCGGTTTTCTATGACGATCCTTGGACTAACGAAACCCAGTTACGCTTCCGTGAGCGGCATCAGGATCCTTCATCCACTGATCTTGCCTACGCGGCTCGCATCAACGGCTATGACAGTGTGGCGGCCTTTATCAATGCACATGCCAGCTCACCCTGGTTTGTTTCTATGGTCGGATTTGTGGCGGGCTTACCGTTCATGTATCAGATGGTGGAAAGGGAACGGCAGATCCAGGTGCCCAAATATCTGCGCCCCCGTACGGATACACCCAAGCTGACGGTTGGCCATGGTGGTTGTTTTGGCTGCATTTACTCGGTGCGAGGTGCGGGCGGTTACCAGATGTTTGGTGTGACCCCGGCTCCGATTTTTGATCATGCCCAGCGACAGCCCTATCTCAAGGACTTCATGTGCTTTTTCCGTCCAGGAGACATCGTTAAATTCAAGCCGATCAACCTGCCGGAATATGAAGAGGCTGTTCGTTTGGCCGATGAGGGGCAGTTATCTCTGAGAATCCGTCCGGTCAGCTTTTCGATGGCTGCATTTGAAGAGGATCCTGCGGCGTATAACCGTTCACTGATTGAGGTGTTGTATGGCGATTAA
- a CDS encoding biotin-dependent carboxyltransferase family protein — protein MAINVIKPGLASSLQDGGRSGFYHLGIPPSGALDQFSFQAANLLVGNDPDLAVLEITLMGPELEFTEDALMAVTGALMVPKVNGAPFPVNESFLVHAGDRLTFDYVRQGARAYVAIGGGVDVPVVLGSRSTYGLGVFGGHEGRRLQAGDVLKAGQATARARPGRQLPAALVPAMEKAVTLRVMPGLYDHRVKPDSLSDFFTDNWAVAPEADRIGYRLKGGKPLDFVPRTPPFGAGSDPSNIVDACYPIGSIQVPSGQEPIILLRDAVSGGGYMMVGAVISADLDLVGQMQPGYQCRFSLVDMQTALEARQARKAKFEKLYAALAD, from the coding sequence ATGGCGATTAATGTAATTAAACCCGGCCTGGCGTCTTCACTGCAAGATGGTGGAAGGAGTGGTTTTTATCATCTGGGTATTCCGCCATCTGGGGCACTAGACCAGTTCTCCTTTCAGGCTGCCAATCTGCTGGTGGGGAATGATCCTGACCTGGCCGTACTCGAAATCACCTTGATGGGGCCAGAGCTGGAGTTTACGGAGGATGCGTTGATGGCCGTGACCGGGGCATTGATGGTGCCCAAGGTGAATGGCGCGCCTTTTCCAGTAAATGAGTCATTTCTGGTACATGCGGGAGATCGCCTGACATTTGACTATGTGCGTCAGGGTGCTCGAGCCTATGTCGCGATTGGGGGGGGGGTTGATGTACCCGTTGTGTTAGGTAGTCGTTCTACCTATGGCCTGGGTGTATTTGGTGGCCATGAAGGTCGACGTCTGCAAGCAGGAGATGTCTTGAAAGCAGGGCAGGCCACTGCTCGGGCCAGACCTGGACGACAACTGCCTGCTGCGCTGGTACCTGCCATGGAAAAGGCAGTCACATTACGCGTTATGCCTGGTCTTTATGATCATCGCGTGAAGCCAGATTCACTGTCCGATTTCTTTACCGACAATTGGGCTGTCGCCCCGGAGGCTGACCGCATCGGTTACCGGCTAAAGGGCGGCAAACCGCTTGACTTTGTGCCGCGCACACCACCTTTTGGCGCTGGGTCAGATCCTTCCAATATTGTGGATGCCTGTTATCCGATTGGTTCCATTCAGGTGCCTTCCGGGCAGGAGCCCATCATCTTGTTGCGGGACGCCGTATCCGGGGGCGGCTACATGATGGTAGGGGCTGTCATTTCTGCAGACCTCGATCTGGTGGGGCAGATGCAACCGGGTTATCAATGCCGCTTTTCATTGGTGGATATGCAGACGGCACTTGAGGCACGTCAGGCCCGCAAGGCGAAGTTTGAAAAGCTCTACGCCGCACTGGCGGATTAG
- the torT gene encoding TMAO reductase system periplasmic protein TorT, translating to MKLQQRIQIGSILLAGLWVSLSASASNWYPYMVSSTEPPFTNSTPRSESYTPLAKAAKKWNLCVSFPHMKDAYWLGVDYGVTEEAKRAGAKLQLVEAGGYTNLGKQISQIEDCVAAGANAVIIGGISADGLNNLVKNVTAKKIPVIDLVNGINSPDIAAKSLVSFYTMGFSTGDYLAKKHPKGSPTVKVGWFPGPAGAGWVEAAHKGFMDATKNSALKVLDPKYGDTGKEAQSKLVEDVLQANPDLKYIAGTAVTAEAAQGIVKSRNLGGKVQLLSFYITPGVYEGIKQGQIMASPADSMVIQGRIAVDQAIRLLEGKPVLKHVGPKIFVVDQQNIGRIVKENILPPDSFTPVFTVN from the coding sequence ATGAAACTGCAGCAACGCATTCAGATAGGTTCTATCTTGTTGGCCGGACTCTGGGTCAGCCTGTCCGCTAGTGCTTCCAACTGGTACCCCTACATGGTGAGCTCTACTGAGCCACCGTTCACCAATAGTACGCCACGTAGTGAGTCCTATACGCCGCTGGCCAAGGCGGCCAAGAAATGGAATCTCTGCGTGTCATTTCCGCACATGAAGGATGCCTATTGGCTGGGGGTCGATTACGGGGTGACCGAGGAAGCAAAGCGGGCAGGCGCCAAGCTACAGCTGGTGGAAGCCGGTGGCTATACCAATCTTGGCAAGCAGATTTCCCAGATTGAAGACTGTGTTGCAGCCGGTGCTAATGCGGTGATTATCGGCGGCATTTCAGCAGATGGCCTTAATAATCTAGTGAAGAATGTCACGGCCAAAAAAATACCGGTCATTGATCTAGTGAACGGGATTAATTCACCGGATATTGCAGCCAAATCCCTGGTTTCTTTTTACACCATGGGCTTCTCTACCGGTGACTACCTGGCGAAAAAACACCCTAAAGGCTCACCGACCGTGAAAGTAGGCTGGTTCCCTGGGCCTGCAGGTGCCGGATGGGTGGAGGCAGCACATAAAGGGTTCATGGATGCGACCAAGAACAGTGCGCTCAAGGTACTGGACCCTAAATACGGGGATACCGGCAAGGAAGCACAATCCAAACTGGTTGAAGACGTCCTGCAGGCGAATCCTGACCTGAAATACATCGCAGGTACCGCGGTGACAGCCGAGGCAGCGCAGGGGATCGTGAAGTCCCGTAATTTGGGCGGTAAGGTGCAGCTCTTGTCTTTCTATATTACCCCAGGCGTATATGAAGGCATCAAGCAGGGACAGATCATGGCATCTCCTGCTGACTCGATGGTGATTCAGGGACGTATTGCGGTTGACCAGGCCATCCGTTTGCTGGAAGGCAAACCAGTCCTCAAACATGTCGGACCCAAAATCTTTGTCGTCGATCAGCAAAACATTGGCAGGATCGTGAAAGAAAACATCTTGCCACCTGACAGCTTTACGCCCGTCTTTACCGTCAACTAA
- a CDS encoding sugar ABC transporter ATP-binding protein: MNDTLLDVSGLSKQYPGVKALDSVSLTLHKGEVLALFGENGAGKSTLISIIAGAQLPTEGRLLLENEPCHFQSVLDARRHGISAVFQEFSLVPSLTVAENLFLGDEPTRLGLVDRRAMERQAASLLAQLGFDIPLHVRVGTLGRAHQQMVEIAKAFRHPVRLLILDEPTASLSDKETRQLFAFVERLKSEGVGVLYITHRMQEIRAIADRVAVLRDGRHIGTVDAKVTEEERLIEMMAGRTIDNIYPKIAANPQEVILDLQDVSTRSGVQSASIQVRRGEVVGVAGLVGCGKSELLRAAFGIDRVIAGEVVFKGKPITNHHPSSMWKEGFFYLPPDRRAEGLFLSFSSRSNITMPALRHGKHRSGFGGLSPRKELSTAKQLAKRVELHDRNLHKPVGLLSGGNQQKALFARGLSTDIDLYVLDEPTVGVDVGTRSALYELIRELCETGAAVVVISSDLPEVMHLSHRLYVMSQGRIVSELSGDEITESNVLQHFFDKEEVLS; this comes from the coding sequence ATGAACGACACATTACTCGATGTATCGGGGCTGAGTAAGCAGTATCCCGGGGTAAAAGCGCTCGACAGTGTCTCGCTCACTTTACACAAGGGTGAAGTACTGGCCTTGTTTGGCGAGAACGGGGCAGGCAAATCAACCCTGATTTCCATTATTGCCGGCGCGCAGTTGCCTACGGAAGGCCGGTTGCTGCTTGAAAATGAACCCTGCCATTTCCAGTCGGTGCTGGATGCCCGTCGGCATGGCATCAGCGCCGTGTTTCAGGAATTCTCGCTGGTACCCTCCCTGACCGTTGCTGAAAACCTGTTTCTGGGCGACGAACCAACGCGATTGGGATTGGTGGATCGGCGTGCCATGGAACGCCAGGCAGCCAGCCTGTTGGCACAGCTGGGGTTTGATATTCCGCTGCATGTGCGGGTAGGGACGCTCGGACGTGCACATCAACAGATGGTCGAAATTGCGAAGGCGTTCCGCCACCCGGTGAGGCTGTTGATTCTGGACGAGCCGACAGCCTCGCTGTCCGACAAGGAAACACGTCAATTGTTTGCCTTTGTCGAGCGACTGAAATCAGAAGGTGTAGGGGTGTTGTATATCACGCACCGCATGCAGGAAATCCGTGCGATTGCTGATCGTGTGGCCGTACTGCGTGATGGGCGGCATATTGGCACCGTAGATGCCAAAGTGACTGAAGAAGAGCGGCTGATAGAGATGATGGCCGGACGTACGATTGATAACATTTACCCGAAGATTGCGGCCAATCCTCAGGAGGTGATTCTTGATCTGCAAGACGTATCCACTCGATCTGGCGTCCAGTCTGCCAGCATCCAGGTACGTCGCGGGGAAGTGGTCGGGGTGGCCGGACTGGTCGGCTGTGGTAAATCCGAATTATTGCGGGCGGCATTCGGGATAGACCGGGTGATCGCCGGCGAAGTGGTTTTCAAGGGTAAACCGATAACGAACCATCATCCGTCATCGATGTGGAAAGAAGGATTTTTCTACCTGCCACCGGATCGTCGGGCAGAAGGGTTGTTTCTCTCATTCAGTTCGCGCAGCAACATCACCATGCCTGCCTTGCGGCACGGCAAGCACCGCTCCGGATTTGGCGGGCTTTCTCCCCGTAAGGAGCTGAGTACGGCCAAACAGTTGGCCAAGCGGGTAGAGCTGCACGACCGCAATCTACACAAGCCGGTCGGTTTGTTATCCGGAGGCAATCAGCAAAAAGCACTGTTTGCCAGAGGGTTGTCTACCGACATTGACTTGTATGTACTTGATGAGCCTACGGTTGGGGTGGACGTGGGTACCCGCAGCGCCCTCTACGAACTGATCCGTGAATTGTGCGAGACCGGGGCCGCCGTGGTGGTCATTTCTTCTGACTTGCCTGAGGTCATGCATCTGTCGCATCGACTATATGTGATGTCCCAGGGGCGTATTGTGTCCGAATTGTCGGGCGATGAAATTACAGAATCGAATGTGCTGCAGCACTTTTTTGACAAAGAAGAGGTATTGTCATGA
- a CDS encoding ABC transporter permease, producing the protein MSETNANKPATAALQFLSGPKAVFQLLLKIGVLPIFLGGSLIVFGSLSDQFLTTQNFINLFRQSVYLILVSLGQMLALISGGFDLSVGTVLAITSVVSSMTMAALSHAGVPLEWVIVLGCLAGLAAAIVVGAINGMGVSLFKVSPFIMTMGVQSIGFGLALYLTGGVPVSGLPSQFGDLFGFGDLMGMPAPVFICLIGVALVWLLMERTAAGRHLHAVGGNVRAAELSGIRSGRMLWMAYIICALLAAVSGLLLTARTGSGEANIGGTVALESIAACVIGGVSLRGGIGKTVNVVLGAIFIVLVQNGMNIANIGSYLQMVVLGCLLIIAVITDQLRQKYLI; encoded by the coding sequence ATGAGCGAAACAAACGCCAATAAACCGGCAACGGCCGCGCTACAGTTTCTGTCTGGTCCGAAAGCCGTCTTTCAGCTGCTCCTTAAAATTGGTGTCTTACCGATTTTTCTGGGGGGGTCTCTTATCGTTTTTGGTAGCCTATCCGACCAGTTTTTGACGACGCAGAATTTCATCAATTTGTTTCGTCAGTCGGTATACCTGATTCTGGTGTCTCTAGGTCAGATGTTGGCGCTTATCAGTGGCGGTTTTGACTTATCGGTGGGTACGGTGCTTGCTATCACCTCGGTCGTGTCATCTATGACCATGGCCGCCCTGAGCCATGCCGGCGTTCCGCTGGAATGGGTCATTGTCCTTGGTTGTCTGGCCGGACTCGCCGCTGCGATAGTTGTCGGTGCAATCAACGGCATGGGCGTGTCACTGTTTAAGGTGTCACCTTTTATCATGACCATGGGGGTGCAATCGATTGGCTTTGGATTGGCGTTGTATCTCACAGGGGGGGTCCCGGTATCCGGATTGCCCAGCCAGTTTGGGGACCTGTTCGGTTTTGGAGATCTTATGGGCATGCCAGCACCGGTATTTATCTGTCTGATCGGTGTTGCACTGGTCTGGTTGTTGATGGAGCGTACTGCAGCGGGACGTCATCTCCATGCCGTCGGTGGGAATGTTCGTGCAGCAGAACTTTCTGGCATCCGCTCTGGACGCATGCTCTGGATGGCCTACATTATTTGTGCGTTATTGGCAGCCGTCTCGGGGCTATTGCTGACCGCCCGTACGGGCAGTGGGGAGGCAAACATCGGTGGTACGGTTGCACTTGAGTCTATTGCGGCCTGTGTTATCGGTGGTGTTAGTTTGCGTGGAGGCATTGGTAAGACGGTTAATGTAGTCCTGGGGGCCATATTCATTGTATTGGTGCAGAACGGTATGAATATTGCCAACATTGGCTCATACCTGCAGATGGTTGTGCTCGGCTGCTTGCTGATCATTGCCGTGATTACTGACCAATTGCGTCAGAAATATCTTATCTAA
- a CDS encoding DUF6527 family protein, with product MCCCGCGEKVITPLNPAKWHLLKEGGTVSLSPSIGNWNYVLGPG from the coding sequence TTGTGCTGTTGCGGCTGCGGGGAAAAGGTCATTACGCCGCTGAATCCAGCTAAGTGGCATTTGCTCAAAGAAGGAGGGACCGTCAGCCTATCTCCCTCTATCGGTAACTGGAATTATGTGTTGGGTCCCGGATGA